ATCCCCGAACCCCGAATTCCGAACCCCCTATTTCAGCAGCACCATCTTCTGCGTCTTGACAAATTCTCCGGCTTGCATCCGCACGAAATACGTTCCCGACGAAAGGTATTTGCCATCGAATGTCAACCGATAACTTCCCGTTTGTTGTTTTTGATTCACAAGCGTTGCCACTTCCCGACCAATAATATCGAATAGTCTTAGGTCGACCATTCCCGGTTTAGGAAGTGAGTAGGAAATCGTAGTGGATGAATTAAATGGATTTGGATAATTTCCAAGTAATTGTGTTGTACTAGGCAGCTTGGCAACCGATTCGGACACTCCTGTTGTTGGAATCGATAAGATCGTGAAGAAACATTCATTCCCCCATTGTGAAGTGTCGTTGTAGGTAGGATCGAAGGCGTTAGGTGTTGTGGAAAAATTGTTACTTCTTGTGAATCCCGTCATGTGAAGCTGGCTCTGACTATCGCAGACCATATCGGAAACGAACTCAGAATTATTTCCACCCCAATACGAGCCATATCGAAGATCTGTCAACTCCCTATTGAATTTTGTAAGGTAAATGTCAAAAATCCCCCCGAGATAAGAGCGACTTTGGGCATTAGGGGTTGTAGGCAAATTGACAGCATTGGTCGTACCAGAGACTACGATTGAGCTGTCCTCCAACAAAACATGCTTAGTTCTTCCAGGTAAAACATCCCCCC
This is a stretch of genomic DNA from bacterium. It encodes these proteins:
- a CDS encoding T9SS type A sorting domain-containing protein produces the protein FEETAYSITSDHLGGVFVTGIVNGSDFPVTHSAFDTTFNGFGDSCDAAIVHLSIRDARLIASTYLGGVGHDDCWDLSILDTNVVYINGYTGSHDFPIVGPCYDSTHSNNHYDQFLARMSYDLSRLEKSTFFGGDVLPGRTKHVLLEDSSIVVSGTTNAVNLPTTPNAQSRSYLGGIFDIYLTKFNRELTDLRYGSYWGGNNSEFVSDMVCDSQSQLHMTGFTRSNNFSTTPNAFDPTYNDTSQWGNECFFTILSIPTTGVSESVAKLPSTTQLLGNYPNPFNSSTTISYSLPKPGMVDLRLFDIIGREVATLVNQKQQTGSYRLTFDGKYLSSGTYFVRMQAGEFVKTQKMVLLK